A segment of the Deltaproteobacteria bacterium genome:
CGAGGCAATGTATGACGATCAGTCGTGCGCCGCTGCGCTGAGCCTCGCGGTCGGCCGCGGTCAGTGCTGGAAGAGACGGATCGGACAGGTCCGTGGCGACCAGGATCGTTCTTGTCTCTGGCCCGCGACGCGCCACCAGGACGGGCGCGTGGGCGTAACGGACGATGCGCTCGGCGACGCTGCCCAGGAGGACACGGGAGAGACCCGTCGCACCGCGACTGCCGACGACGATCAGCTCGGCACCCGCCTTCTCTGCGCTCGAGACGACGCCGGCATAGGGGATCCCTTCCTCCACGACGGCGGTGAAGTCGGAAGGCTCGCGGCCGGTCACCTCGCACGTGCGCTCGACGAGCGCGATCAGGGCTCGTTCCTGCAGCTGCGCCTGGGCGGCGCGCTGCTCCGCATGCCGGTGCGGGAAGAGCATGTTCACCCGCATCAGGCTGGGAACGATGTGACACACCAGCAGCCGCGCCTCGGTGTCTCTCGCCCTTCCGTCTCCCTGGCGGAGCGCCTCGTTTCCTGCCTCGCTCAGATCCGTCGCCACGAAGATGATTCGCGCGCGGATGTCGCCCTCGATCGCATGCATCGCCTTCTCCTCTGGCATGTCTATCCCCGCGGGCCAGACCTCGACGCACCCGCCCCCGGCGCGCTTGCTCGCGTAGGCCGCCCGATCCGCCTGGTCGATGGACTGGCTCACGGGGATCGCGGCGCTCATAGTTGCAACTCCGATCGACGCGGTGAGCGACGTCCCGTCCGGCAGGACCGGATGGTGAGTCAGTCGCCGAAGCACCCCGCGCGCTGTGCCTGGTGTTGCCTCCGGCATGCACACCAAAAACTCGTCCCCTCCGTAGCGGTACACGAGGTCGTACGGTCGAAGGTCGCGTTCGAATCGCCGGGCCACGGACTTCAGCACCGCGTCGGCGAGCCGATGTCCGTATCGGTCGTTGATCCCCTTGAATCCGTCCAGGTCGACCATTGCCACGCACACGGGGTGTCCCGATCTGTCCCCTCGTGCGCGCTCGCTCTCGAGCTGGCGCCACATCGAGTGGCGGTTGAAGAGCCCGGTGAGCGCGTCAACCTCGGCGAGGTGGTCACGTGACGTTCGCTCAAGATCGAGGGACTCCTGCGCGAAGCGACGCGACAGCCTGACGAACCTGTCGTAGCTCTCGGGTCGAACGGACCCACTGGCGCCGATCATCGATGCGAGCCTCGCAGCCTCTCGATGGACCTGTTCGTGAAGGGCCGTGAGTGTCGCGAGCTGCTCCCTTCGGCGCGGGTCGCATGGCGTCGGCTGATCGCTCCACCGTGTGAAGGGGCACCGGCTACCGGGCTGCGTGCCTGGATCTACGGGAAGGCGGCAGATCAGCGCCCGGTTGAACTCGCTGAGCCAGATCCGATGCCCGTCGAACGAGTCCGCCAGGCCACGGACGAGCGACGACGACGCGTCGTCGGAAGCGGGATCTTCCGGGACGGCGGCGTCCTCCCACCCCTCGTGCACGCTATCCATCACGATTTGTAGCGTAGCGGCAATATAGTTGCGAGTCAAACGATATGTTTTGAAGTGCAACGATATCCAATGGTACATAGAACAGGTTGCGACCCGACGGTCGCATCTCGAGGAGATAGGGTGACGAGCAGCGACGGAGGGGACGGCGATGGTCTCGGACAGGTTCTCGGCTTCATGCGCACGCTGTGGGCCGTGGACCACGCGCTGCGCAAGGCGTCCAAGGAGATGAAGCGCCGCGTTGGCCTGACAGGCCCGCAGCGGCTCGCCGTGCGCGTCGTGGGACAGTTTCCGCAGGCCACTGCGGGCGAGATTGCCAGGGTGCTGCATGTCCATCCGAGCACCCTGACCGGCGTGCTGGACCGCCTGGGGAGGTCGGGCTTGCTGCGGCGAATGATTGACTCGAGCGACCGGCGCCGGGCCCGTTTCGAGCTCACGGCGAAGGGGGAGCTCGCCGATCGCGCGCGCGCGGGCACCGTCGAGGAGCGTGTGCGACGAGCGCTACGAGGAGTGCCGGCGGACGACATCAGGGTGGCGCGCGGGGTCCTCGCGCACCTTGCGCGAGAGCTCACGAACGGGTGAAACCGTCGCTAGCGCCTGCCCCGGCGGGCGGACGACCGGCAGGAGCTCGTGGGCGAGGACGTGGCTGGCAGACGAGGCTGCCGGA
Coding sequences within it:
- a CDS encoding universal stress protein — its product is MIGASGSVRPESYDRFVRLSRRFAQESLDLERTSRDHLAEVDALTGLFNRHSMWRQLESERARGDRSGHPVCVAMVDLDGFKGINDRYGHRLADAVLKSVARRFERDLRPYDLVYRYGGDEFLVCMPEATPGTARGVLRRLTHHPVLPDGTSLTASIGVATMSAAIPVSQSIDQADRAAYASKRAGGGCVEVWPAGIDMPEEKAMHAIEGDIRARIIFVATDLSEAGNEALRQGDGRARDTEARLLVCHIVPSLMRVNMLFPHRHAEQRAAQAQLQERALIALVERTCEVTGREPSDFTAVVEEGIPYAGVVSSAEKAGAELIVVGSRGATGLSRVLLGSVAERIVRYAHAPVLVARRGPETRTILVATDLSDPSLPALTAADREAQRSGARLIVIHCLELTNLVAVPEYGGLPPHAMPPIIPEGAREVAMERLAGALERLHLEGDRRIVEGFPPTAILSTAEEVGADLIVLGTRGRTGIRRVLLGSVAEDVLRRAKCSVLVVRLAEDAKTPPS
- a CDS encoding MarR family transcriptional regulator, coding for MVHRTGCDPTVASRGDRVTSSDGGDGDGLGQVLGFMRTLWAVDHALRKASKEMKRRVGLTGPQRLAVRVVGQFPQATAGEIARVLHVHPSTLTGVLDRLGRSGLLRRMIDSSDRRRARFELTAKGELADRARAGTVEERVRRALRGVPADDIRVARGVLAHLARELTNG